gaatggccaaagggggagtttgttagtatgtAGTcagctacattctgttggacaaaaacacttctatgtaatgatgctttttacaGGGAAGATGTTTATCTAGAGTCTACTCTTTTGCTATGTCCTTCAATAAGACTCTTTGAGGTTTTCGAGgtagtttatttcggttccctaacagccgttcggacgatgtgatataccgtccggacgcccaactgtccaaaccaacatctgtccggacgacgagaactttctgtctggACGACGACAACTTTTCgtttggaccttcctctgtgtcgagaagcttcgaactgttccagcttgcatctgtccggacgtttcaacagcacgtccggacgactctcagtgttcggccagctatgggatttctttccaaaaacacagatatgggaaggtcactgcaaccatccggacaatgtggattcccgtccggatgcgctcatccataaggcaagttgcgtATTCAAAATTTAGATGTCCGGACGAAAGCCTTAATAATCCGAACGGGTGAGCTActttatggaaattgtgtgcatctgatcaaccgtccggacgaccattcccatggtccggacgctcgaagccttgatatggaaattacattcagctgaagtgcgaccgtctggacggtagggcaacaccgtctgaacgtggctcaaaacaggaaagaatttcagtgaaattttggaaagccaataGCATAGTTGTCCATTCGGACgacttatgtctaccgtcccgACGGctcctaggtttatcaagccagacgctcatttgaacctgcatcctataaatagaggtccctaggcttgagaactacaagaattcggtattgaattccttagtgcttagagagttatattgtagagttattgtactgagttagtctctcttaagtcattgttgtgtgtgctgttgctgctctgatctaaagtctatcttagaggttggccctaaggtaaaggattccattgaagaccccttcaggtaggagacctggttgggaggcgttcatgttgggttacacattagagtgcaaggtatgacaactgcatcaggggtatgtgagtgctactactctGTAACTAGtgttgtcttctgaatagtggtttttcttttattgggttttcacttcgttaacaaaattcttgtgtattttaaattctgcattgatattattttgttaacactttgtgcacacacacacttgttttatatttgaagtcactttatttttcactagTACATttcaggtacacttgcattgcattTTTTATCCCATGCATGCTTTGCatatttgttatggaaccatttctttctatccctatatagtttctcttgttgtcttgagaaaattctgcaggtatttcatagggATGACAGACAAAGCACATCgggcgactgcttttctgtcttggtataggtaAACTTCTCTCCCTGAGGCCAGGTTTACCCTTACCCTACATGCTTGGACtgattgtcttttcttttccttttatgcatgttgattttttttttttttttttttattttttaaaaaaaaagggattagatgcaaggtttcttctaaagttttcagctatctcatgtatgtTTATCTGTTTTAACAGTTCTCTGTGCATTGATAGAGTATGCCTACATATTATTGAGATTCTAAGTCTGATttgtgctaagttttcctgctgCATCTTTATTCAATAGTTGCTCTCTTCATGTgataaaaatgtgcactatccaaggctctcctaaggtacgtttttttttttttttttttttttttttttttttttttttttatctctgattttctgcttctgaaaattctttttatagagattttttatgtgctaagatggtcaaattgaccaattcgctagttgaacctagacccAGAAATTCAAGCTtcctctctaggttgcagcaccaaaaagaaacaagcagttatatTTCTAAGTTCAATaattatatgaataaattcactgcttctgtgttgATTCAGCAATATCttatccttcatggtgcaagtaaaaattcaaaatagtgATGCTTCTTAaggggagagtatcagatgagggtgactaggccttagtaagataaggtttgacttttgacttttgacttatctatatgtgaatttctctcttatttagaaaattcagttgctttaaatcatatcagcgaagatcataccttattgagaaagtcttcacatacacgcattgcatgagttaagttgactgttgaaaatttctatctgcagagaaatttatgcttattgatTACTTGACTTTTCTTTATATGTTTGCGTATTTTTGACGAGCTATCTGACTGTTTtcacaggtttagatacatacatgtgtgtgctgatttcttGTCGAAGACCTAACCTTGCTCtattctcttatttttgttttggtttttggttatggtttttctcttattctctcatttttgtattttttgttttggaccgggaatgtatttccaaaccggtcaagtgttttttgtcccaaaatggccaaagaagaagtttgttagttttttatgttggcaacattctggatgacaaaaacactttatacaacggttgctttttaaacaGAATTATTGGCTcgtttcagaatcttcaagctGTATGGACAGTGTTTGTTTCAAGACATATGCCTTGTCAAAAGTTTCTaaaagatgttcatgaagattccatgcaaattccaagtcagcTAGCCGATTCttgttcaaccgtctggacaggcctttgaaggtgtctaGACGCCCCGCAGTATTTAGAAGCTTCAGTGTCGAAGACGTttggacgttagggcaacaccgtccggacgctaggtcaagcttctccaatttcttcacggagttggatttcagtcaacacttatttgggaagtttctgcaagatgtccggacgacatggcaacttGTCTGGACGCTATCCAGAATTCCAGaatattttgggtttcctttacAAGCGCGAAAAGGAGTTACagcgaagaccgttcggacaatCAGCCAAGACATCCGAACGTGGacctattatgggaagaattgcgctattctggaaagatgGTCGCaaaagaccgtccagacgaggctATCTTCTGTCCTGATgctccacagccagagtccgaatttgagcagaattaggttttctttaagcctataaatagagggttctaggcttgttatttgtaagaattcagtacaaaatttcatagtgcttagaaagggagatttgaagatccactagctctctagccgttgccggtgtgtgctaccattgttcgtgtgaagtctatcttaggggtcaaccctaaggtaaaggaattcatcaaagaccccttcaagtaggagacttggttgagaagcgttcacgatgggcttcgtattattgttaaaggtatgactactacaataggttttgtgagtgcgagtgctttgtaacttgctttgtctttgaataatgaatttcctgggtttggctgccccagagtaatttttctcttcaccgagtttccactttgtcaacaaatatcttgtctcttttattttccacattaaagatattttgttgcacacgaactcACACTtagttgtttagaagtcattatttattttcaacctCCATCAACTTGCTTAATCATAAGCTGATAAGAATCCTTTAGTCTTAAACCTGATTCCTATGGCAAATCAATCTCAGCAACTTGAGTTATAGACATTTTCTGTATATGCCACTATCTCGATTATATGCAATAACTAAACGTGCATTGCATCCACATCTTGTTTCTACTCGAAGTTTTCTTATTTTACTATCTTGCTTGTCTATGCCCCAAATTCCCTCATTCTCGCACATGAATCTCCTTCAAGTAGCAATTCcgatatttttacatttttccacATACTATTTTCTGATAATAAAACCTATTATTCTCCCATACTCATTGTAAAAATTACATTCAATCTCATTTAATTCAAACTGCATGCCTTTTGATGGTGTAAGTTCCATAGGCATATTTGGGGACACAAAATCTTCCATTGAGACATCCATATATTATTATCCCTAAAAGAAATTACATTACTAACAAAACACATTAATTCAAATTgttcttaataataatatttaccgatatttattaaaaaaaatatcctacatcAAAAGCAATTTAAAGGTTTCAAATTTCAACCCAATGATTGTTTCTACAAGAAATGCTATGTACACTCCACAGTCCACTAATCTCAAACTTCAGCCGAGTAAGGaaaacttcaaaaatttcaaaactaattGCTAGGTGGAAATCGTGGGAATTGAAAATTTCAGAACTAATAATCACGCGTGTTTCAAAATTTTATGTTCATGTCGCTTAATCCTATAAGCGATGTTAATTATTCATGTCCTTTAAAGAAAGGTCGTGAATTCACGTCATTTTTAGAAAGGTCATGAAATCACATCCTTTACAAGAAATGACGTCAATAATTGACGTCGTTTATTCTgaaaaacaatataataaaGTCAATTAaagcctttcttttttttaaacgacgttatatttttacattttttgtccTTTATAGATAAAGGATGTCAAATTTACGTCGTTTAGAAGTAAACGACATCAACTTACAAATTAATGACGCTTGTTCcaaacgacaaaaaaaaaaaaaaacgatgtaAAATGCCGGTTTCTTGTAGTGTTATGCTATACATTATATCAAACGTTATTGCATCACCAAAATGGCTATAATCAATGATCATTCTTGCATCATCTCAGAAGATATTAAAAATCAACTCTTCAGCATCGAATTGAAAAGCATAATAATATGAAGGATTTTCTTTAACTTgatgacaaaaatatctttcCAAGCTAGCAGCTCCCCCAAACTTAAGGCTTTTCGTCTCTTATTGCGTAGATAGTTCATAAAAACCAAGATTATCACCTCCACCAACTTGCTTACTCATAAGCTGATAAGAATCATTTAGTCTTAAACCTGATTCTTATGGCAAATTAGCCTCAGCAACTTGAGTTATAGACATTTTCTGTTGTGATGGCATCATGTGTATAGTTTTTAGAGATGGAGATTATGATTATTCCTAGCTATATTTGCCATTATCTGGATTATATACAATAACTAAACGTGCATTGCATCCACATCTTGTTTCTGCTCCAGGTTTCCTTATTTTACTATCTTGCTTGTCTATGCCCCAAATTCCCTTATTCTCGAACATGAATCTCCTTGAAGTAACCATTCCAGTATTTTTACATGTTTCCACATACTCTTTTCTGATACTAAAACTTATCATTCTCCGATACTCATTATAGAAATTACATTCAATCACATATGATTCAAACTACATGTCTTTTGATGGTGTAAGTTTTATAGGCATATTTGGGGACACAAAATCTTCCATTGAGTCATTCATATATTATTATCCCTAAAAGAAATTACATTACTAACCAAACACATTAATTGAAATTgttcttaataataatattcaccgatatttattcaaataatattcTACATCAAAAGCAATTTAAAGGTTTCAAATTTCAACCCAATGATTGGTTCTACAAGAAGTGCTACGTACACCCCACTAAAAGCcaaactttctttttcctttacatCTAATGTGAATAAGACAAACATCTCAAACTTTATGACAAAAACCAAATGGGTCTCTATGTGCAATTCATCATCTTGTATCTTCCTCCAAGAATTTagtttgcctttttttttttttttaactgaaatTTTATCACATATTTGTGTTTTCGTGGTGCCGTCGTATTTTTCATCCCACATTCTTAAAGGTGCTTTCAAAACCTAGCAGAAATCTTAGTTGCATAGATCAAAGCTATGGATGAAAGACAAAAGAGATAGAATCTCTACGAAGACTCTGCACAAACGACTTACAGGCCTGGTCTAACAGAtattatcacaaaaaaaaaaaaaaaaaaaaaaaaaaatctgaagatcacaaaagaaagaggagataatgaaatagaaaaagaaaagaacaaaaaataggGTAGAGTATgctccatattttttttagtttggtgagtgaacaataCTTTCCAAATTAGGTAGGCATTGCTCCTCCTCACCACCAAATATTTCAgcaattgtttgtttgtttgtttgtttgtttgtttttttttgaagaaagaaTGAATCTTATTAATCAGGAAGATGAAACTTACTCAGCAAGTACAAAAGACTGGATATAGGAAGGGCATTCCTCCATCCACAATTCATCTAAAAGATACAAAATAACACATTTTGCTAAATTGTGTGCTGCAGAGTTGACAACTTTGCTAGCATATACGATTTCCAccctgaaaaattgaaatgacttctaacacaaagtaagtgtgtgtgtgtacaaagTGTCAACCAAATAtcaatgcgaaatttaaaagacacaagaatttttgttaacgaagtggaaaactcaatatgagaaaaaccactccggggtagccaaacccaagatatccactattcaaaagacaagactagttacaaagtagtagcactcacatacccatgatgaagtggtcataccttgcactctaacgtgtagcctaacacaaacgcctcccaaccaggtctcctacctgaaagggtcttcaatagaatcatttaccttagggccaacccctaagatagacttcagataagcgcagcaacagcacacacaacaatggcttcaaagagacaactcagctcaatactgtcacaatataactctctaagcactaatggaattcaataccgaattcttgctgttctcaagcctagggatctctatttataggccgagggttcaaatgagcgcctggcttgataaaacctaggcgacgtctggacggtagtcatagggcgtctGGACTgacaactgtgtgatcggctttccaaaaatttcactgaaattctttcctgatttgagctgCCTCCGGATGGTGGTaccctgtcgtctggacggtcgcacttccgttgcaagtattttccatatcaagacttcgcgcgtccagactattgatctgatgcacgcaatttccatatctgatgcacacgcgtccggaccaagaggacTAACGTCCGagcgtctggattttgaatgcgatagttgccttatggatgagtgcgtccggacgggaatccacgtcttTCGGACGGCTGCAGCGAACTttccataactgtgttttggaaagaaatcttgaagctTGTCGAACATTGAGAGTCGTCCGAACGTACTGCTGAAatatccggacggatgcaagctggagcagttcgaagcttctcgacacagaggaaggtccggatggaaagttctcctcgttcggacggatgatgctttgaacagctgggcgtccggacggtatgtcacgtcgtccgaacggctggcaGGTAACCGAATTTTCTAACTTGTAAattgtgtagaatcttctagaagcactctgaatagcggaatccctgttaaaaagcattattacaaagaagtgattttgtccaatagaatgtagccaattacaaactaacacaccTAATCCATGCTTTGAGCCTTCACTTTTGTGTCTTCTAGCAAATGTCCATAGGAGCTCTAACTTGGCGAGGTCTGATTGAGGGCCGAAACTATAATCTGTGAATCCCCTTCAAACACTACCTGATGAAAGCCTCTATCCACGCACAAGTTGACGGCATGCCAAACGGCGATAGCTTCAATTGCTGTGGGGTCTTCTACAAAAGGGATAGCTTTGGCCAGTGCTGCAACTACCCCTCCCATCTCATTCCTCACTACAACCCCAATACCCGTCCTCCTTGAGTTATTGTTAAGGGTTGCATCCCAGTTTGCTTTCAACCAACCATCCCTTGGAGCCATCCACTTGGGAGGAATATTAGCCACTGCCTCTGGACCGGAAGGATCCTCCTGGAGGATTTCTTCACACTCTGCAGCCATATTCCTAACCTTCATGATGAGCTGGCTTGGTGGGTGGAATCTCCCTTTGAAAACATACTCATTCCTACGCAGCCACAGCAAGGGCAAGACTATCAAAGCTTCCAGAAAACCTTCTTTGTCCAATATGTCCTTCAATACCTTAATAAGATGAAGCCCATCACATTGCTCAATCACCAATTTTTGTAGCCTGCGCCCACATTCTTGCCAAACTGCAATAGAAGCCGGACAGCTCCACAAAGCATGGAAAGTTGGTTTTGTATTAGCAAGACAGAAAGGGCAGAGAGGATCAGTGAGTATACCTTTTCGGAACAGAATTTCCCATGTCGCTAGGATGTTGCTGCCCAACTTCCAAAGGAAATTTTTCAGAACAGGGGCCACGTCCATTTCCACACGGCCTTCCAAAAACTTTGATTTTCACCCGAGTTAGAAGACTCGCCTATGTCCTGGAtcctcctctccatttcaagatGATATGCACTTCAGACCGTGAAACACCCTTGCTTCGACCCCGTCCAGATCAACTTGTCTTCTTGACTCAAAGGGCTTGGCACACTGCAAATCTTTGCTGCATCCATAGGAGTAAAGGTAGCATTAATCAACTCATAGTTCCACCAGCCTGTTTATGGGTCCCTTAGTGCAGCAACCGAAGCTTCTGGGGGCAAATTTTGAACCGGGGAATGAATGCAATGGTCAGAGGAGGAGGGAATCCATTTATCACCCCAAATCCTCACCTGCTCACCATTACCAATTCTCCACATTAGTCCTTACTCTAGCAGCGGTCTAGCTTTAAGCATGCTGGGCCATGTAAAGGAAGGGTTAGCACCCAGCTTAGCCTGCAAGGAGTCCCTAGGAAAATATTTCCCTTTTAGGACAGTGGCCAGCAGGGAATTAGGGTGTTGGATCAGCCTCcagccttgtttggcaaagagaGCTAAGTTGAAAGCCTCCGAATCCCTGAAACCGAGCCTTCCTCTCTGTTTAGGAAGTCCCAACTGTGTCCAGCTCATCCAATGCACCCCTTAAGTATCTGAATTATGACCCCACCAAAACCAGTTCATTAAGGAATGAATTCGCGAACAGAGGGATTTAGGAAGCTGGAAGACACTCATACAATAAGCTGGAATGGCTTGTACCACTACCTTTAGTAGGACCTCTCTACCCGCCTACAAGAGTAATTTATCTTTCCAATCCTCTAAATTTTTGCGGACCCTCGAGACAATACTAGCAAAAGTTCTTGACTAATTTTAAGTAGAGCATTTTTGACtaattttaacataaaatttgGTTTAAATGCGTAGAGCATTTCGGCAATTGTTAAGTAGAGCATTTTTGACtaattttaacataaaatttgGTTTAAATGCGTAAAAAAAACTATACTCTAAAAAAGCAATTGATTTGATAATAAATAAACGATGAAGCGGCCAAAAGGTGATGGTTTGCCTTCTTTAAGACACCAGGTTTGCCATGAACCGATACCCGAGTCTGTGCGCTACGTTTCATTTCCCAAGAAACGTCAGATGGTCGtcattactctctctctctctctctctctctctctctctgtgtctttcttttcttgaagtTGGCTTTTCAAGAGCTAAAAAATCTGTACTATGAGACTCcatgaaagagaagagagataCCAATGCCGATGCCAATGGTGTCGCTGATCCGAGCTTTTCCTATGATAGTAGCTGATTTTTCAACAACTTTAAAGGCCTCATAAATGCatatacacaaacacacaaacatctctctctctctcctttccaGGTTTAGTTTCCCTCCAATATGCAGGTATGTGGGTCATCATACAATGGCAGGATTGGAGGAtgctcatcatatatatatatgtatgcctTTTTACCCCTATTTTAGAGATATCTATGTACGTATAGCGAGGATTTCTCGCTTCTTTTTCTGTTCTCCTTAACTGTTTCAACAATATCTCTATCTATGGCTTCCTCTGCTTCTTATAAGAAGATGAAATGATTATTGCCCTTCTCATCCTTTATATAATACTCAGCGATGACAG
The Alnus glutinosa chromosome 14, dhAlnGlut1.1, whole genome shotgun sequence genome window above contains:
- the LOC133856670 gene encoding uncharacterized protein LOC133856670 — encoded protein: MDVAPVLKNFLWKLGSNILATWEILFRKGILTDPLCPFCLANTKPTFHALWSCPASIAVWQECGRRLQKLVIEQCDGLHLIKVLKDILDKEGFLEALIVLPLLWLRRNEYVFKGRFHPPSQLIMKVRNMAAECEEILQEDPSGPEAVANIPPKWMAPRDGWLKANWDATLNNNSRRTGIGVVVRNEMGGVVAALAKAIPFVEDPTAIEAIAVWHAVNLCVDRGFHQVVFEGDSQIIVSALNQTSPS